ATACATCAGCACCACGTACGTTTTCATTGATTTGAACACTGATTTCACCGTCGCTGAAACGGCCTACTACTGCATCGCCAAGTTTGCAAAATAAACGGTCGGCTATTTTTTTGGCTAGTTTAGGGGTAGCGTTACCAGCAAAGAGCTTGATATCGGGCACTTTATGAACCTCAGGTGTTGGCTTGAATGTTAGTGGCTAAAAATGTTGATAAATTACTGTGAACTGAACAGTAAACATTATCGTAATACACTTTTAGAAATATTTTAGCTTTGGCTTAATCGGGTCACTAAAGGTGACTGATTCAAGCCTTTAGCAACAAAACCTTGCATAGATTTAGGCAGTTTTGCCAGAGCATCTAACGCTGTTTGTTGCTGTTCGAACTCACCGAAGACGCATGCGCCAGTTCCGGTCATTCTTGACGGCGCATATTCTACCAGCCAGCTCAATGCATTGGCAACTTGAGGGTGCTTTTCTGCGACCAACTTCTGACAATCATTTGACCAATTTTTCTGCATTAATGTATCAATAGCTAATTTAGGGGTGTTACGAGGCAACAATGGATCTTGGAAAATAGCTTGAGTAGATACATGTACATCAGGGACGATAACTAAATAATAGAATTCAGTGGGTTCAACAGGTAATAGTTGCTCGCCAACACCTTCGGCGAAAGCTGAAAAACCATTAATAAAAACAGGGACATCCGCGCCCAGCTTTAGACCAATTTCAGCTAAAGTTTGTTGCGTTAAATTTAAATTCCACAGCTTGTTTAAGGCTATTAATGTGGTTGCGGCATCGGAAGAACCACCTCCTAAACCACCACCCATTGGCAAGTTTTTACGTAACCAAATTTCTGCACCGCCTTGATAATTGCAATATTCTTGTAAAGATTTTGCGGCTTTTAGAATTAAGTTATCTTTTTCTGCGACAACTTTAGATAATTCTGAATGTAACTTAAGTGTTTTATTTTCGGTCGGTAAAAAATCCAAAAAGTCACATTGATCGATAAACTGAAATAATGTCTGCAATTCATGGTAACCATCAGCTCGTTGACCAGTAATGTGCAGAAAAAGGTTTAACTTTGCAGGTGCTGGCCAGTTTGCAGAAATTGCAGCTTGAGTATCATGAGTGTTCAAGGTCGCTGTGGTCATAGAAGTGCTTCTTTATTTAATAGTAATAAGTTAACGAATAATAAATGGACAATCATTAGCTATCGACTTTAGTGACTTAATTGTTGGTGAAATTAAAGGTTGTCAGTTATGGGCGTTAAAGCTTGCCATTGATTAATCTGAATTTTAATTTGCACGTCAGCTCGGTCTATCTGTAATAACCTAGGCACACTAGCGCCGCTTCGCTGCTGATAGCTGATGAACTTCACTTGCCAGTCTT
This window of the Shewanella goraebulensis genome carries:
- the ispE gene encoding 4-(cytidine 5'-diphospho)-2-C-methyl-D-erythritol kinase encodes the protein MTTATLNTHDTQAAISANWPAPAKLNLFLHITGQRADGYHELQTLFQFIDQCDFLDFLPTENKTLKLHSELSKVVAEKDNLILKAAKSLQEYCNYQGGAEIWLRKNLPMGGGLGGGSSDAATTLIALNKLWNLNLTQQTLAEIGLKLGADVPVFINGFSAFAEGVGEQLLPVEPTEFYYLVIVPDVHVSTQAIFQDPLLPRNTPKLAIDTLMQKNWSNDCQKLVAEKHPQVANALSWLVEYAPSRMTGTGACVFGEFEQQQTALDALAKLPKSMQGFVAKGLNQSPLVTRLSQS